The genomic segment ATTGAGTGGGATTCATCCAACAAAGTATTTAAACTGAATCCGCTTGCTAATTGGAGCCAGGAGAAAATTTGGGAGTATATTAAGGAACAAGATCTTCCGTATAATCCATTGCATGATGAGGGATATCCAAGTATTGGCTGTATTCCCTGTACAGAGCCGGCTACGGGTGAAAGTGAACGTTCCGGCCGATGGAAAAATCTTGAGAAAACTGAATGCGGAATCCATCTTCCAAACCTCAATAAAGATAAATAGCCTCTCTTTTATTCTTGTCTCGTTTCATACAACAGACTCGATATAAGTCTGATTTTTTTACATTGCAGAGAAGAAGTAATATGCAGAAAGTAAGTTGAAATAAAATATTTAGCTTTGCCTAAAAATTTAATACATTTGAAAAAATGTTGAGGTACAAAACAATAACATTGGTTGATTTGAAATATGGAAATTGAAGCAATAAAAGTATGGTTTTTCGAACTAAGTCCGGTTGTGCAGGCATTGATGGGAGGGTTGTTTACCTGGTTTTTAACAGCACTTGGAGCCGGGCTTGTGTTTTTTACAAAAAATGTTGGCTATAAACTGCTTGATACGATGCTCGGTTTCGCTGCCGGTGTGATGATTGCTGCGAGCGTGTGGTCACTCATTATTCCTTCTATCGATATGGCGGAAGGGCAGGGATACATTTCGTGGATGCCTGCCGTTATCGGGTTTATGTTTGGGGCTTTTTTCTTAAGAGTCTGTGATGCATATTTACCCCATCTTCACTTGGGTCAATCCAAACAGGAAGCCGAAGGCGTTGTAACTACATGGAGAAGGACAACACTTTTGGTGTTAGCAATTACACTTCACAACATTCCTGAGGGTTTGGCTGTGGGTGTTCTTTTTGGAGCAGCTGCAAGTGGGATTGATCCGACCGGTACAGCAACTGTAGCCGGTGCCATTGCATTGGCATTGGGAATTGGAATCCAGAATTTTCCCGAGGGTATGGCTGTATCGATTCCTTTGAGAAGAGAAGGTGTGAGTATAGGTAAGAGTTTTAATTACGGCCAGATGTCTGGTGTGGTTGAGCCGATATCGGCTGTTATAGGTGCTGCCGCTGTACTTATGGTTCAACCCATTCTGCCATACGCCCTTGCTTTTGCAGCCGGTGCAATGATGTTTGTAGTTATTGAGGAGTTAATTCCCGAGTCTCAGCAGCATGGTCATGCCGATTTAGCTACACTTGGTACTATGATCGGATTTTGTGTGATGATGGTTTTGGATGTGGCCCTGGGATAGAAATTCTGTATCTGATTTAGCAAACTGAATTGAGCAACGGAATGGGTAGAATGGTGCATCTGGTTATGCGCGATAGTTGAAGGACGTACTTTTCAATTCAGTCCCTTAATACTGTGCTCCCCTTTTGGAAAGCTCACTTTCTTGCCAATATTGTTGTATCCGTACTTTGAATAAAAAAAGGGAGTACAGGATTGCGATAGCACAAACCCATACTCCCAAACTATAGAGCTAAAGAGAAGCAGGCTTAGATTTTAGGCCCTGCATTTACAATCTCTTCGCTGCTTTCATCTTTGTATTTTTGGAAGTTATCGTTGAACAGTCCGCCCAGTTTTGCAGCCTGTTTGTCGTATTCTTCCGGATTCTTCCAGGTATTTCTTGGCAGAAGAATCTCAGAATCTACATTTGGGCACTCAGTTGGAATTTCAAATCCAAATACCTCATCGGTTTGAGTTGGAGCGTCATCAAGCTTACCTGCGTGAATAGCATCGATGATCGCCCGGGTGCTCTTCAGATCCATTCGGCTTCCTTCTCCATAGGGTCCGCCGGTCAGGCCTGTATTCACCAGCCAGGCTTTTGCATTGTTCTCCCGCATTTTATCAGCCAGTAATTCGGCATATTTTGCCGGTGGCCATGCGAGGAAAGCGGCGCCAAAACAAGCTGAAAATACTGCTTTAGGTTCAGTTACTCCGACTTCTGTTCCGGCAACTTTGGCCGTATATCCACTAATAAAGTGATACATCGCCTGTTCGGGTGAAAGTTTGCTTACCGGAGGCAGAACACCAAACGCATCATATGTAAGGAAGATCACGTTTTTTGGATGACCGGCTTCACATGGAATTTTAGCATTTGAAATGTACTCAATCGGGTAAGAAGCTCTTGTGTTAACGGTGATGGATGTATCTTCATAATCCACTTCTCTTGTATCCTGATCATAAACTACGTTTTCTAATACCGTACCGAATTTAATGGCATTGTAGATTTCAGGTTCTTTCTCCTCAGAAAGATCAATAGTTTTTGCATAGCAACCTCCCTCAATATTGAAGACTCCTTTATCACTCCAGCAATGTTCGTCATCACCAATAAGTTTACGGCTGCTATCTGCAGAGAGGGTTGTTTTACCTGTACCGGATAATCCGAAAAACAGTGCTACATCGCTGGGGTCATCGCCTTCGTTCGCCGAGCAGTGCATTGAAAGCACGTCTCTCTTTGGCATCAGGTAATTCATAACTGTAAAGATGCCTTTTTTCATTTCTCCGGCATACTCTGATCCTAAGATAACCATCTCTTTACGATCAAAGTTAACATCAACACTGGCATCCGATGTCATACCTTCGGTAAATTTGTTAGCTGGAAATTTACCCGCATTGTATATCACAAAATCGGGTTCACCGAAATTATCCAGTTGCTCTTTTGTAGGACGGATCAGCATGTTGTGCATAAACAGGCCATGGTAGGGTCTTTCTGCAATAATGCGAACCTTGAGCCGATATTCCGGATCCCAACCGGCAAAACCATCCAATACATAGAGTCGTTCTCTTGTATTCAGATAATCGGTTGCTCTTTGATGGTTGATCTCGAATGTATGTTCGTCCAGTGGGATATTGATATCTCCCCACCAAATATCTTCTTTAATTCCCTCGGTTGTAATAACTCGTTTGTCTGCAGGACTTCTTCCTGTCCTTTCGCCTGATCGTACAACCAATGCTCCCTTATTTGTAATAGCTGATCCTGGATCATGCTTTATCGCCTCTTCGTAGAATTCAGAAGGGGAAGGGTTTCTGATTATCTTTTTGACAGTAATGTCATGTTTTGAAAGGTCCATATCTTGACTCGTTTTTAATGAATGATAGAATGATTTCTGTTTGTAACTTCTGTTAATGCTCAACCTAATGAACCCTGAATGAGAAGTATTAATCGGTTCGAATAAATTTTTAATTCATCGGATATTGTTCTCTGTTTTCTCTAATAGATAATAGAATACATTCGGAACTTTTTATATAGGGTTTTCCCCGATTCCCTCTCTCTGACCGAATAGAAGCGCTTTTAATTTTAATTTAGATTTATTCTATATAAAAGTTGTGCAATTTAAGTACACTCCTTACTTTAGATGCAGTCTAAATAAAAACGATAAAATAAATTTTTTAACTGCTCCGATGAAAATCTCAAATCTACTATTCTTGTCTCTGCTGACAATATTTGTATTCTCATGTGATGTCAATGACAACAATTCTGACATTGATGATGATAATGATATTGAAGTTCCCGCAACTTACGAATTTAGCCGAAATGGTGAATCCACTGTTTCATTTTCAGGACAAACTACACGTATTAAAATGGCTGATGAGTTATTTTCGGCCATGTCAGATTTTGACAACACCACAGAAGAATTACTACTTCAGATGTATCGCAATCAAGCTGAAGATGGAAGTGACGTAGCCCCTTTTTCTGAAGCTGACTTAAATTCTTCAGATAAGAGTATTAAAAGTAAAGTGGCTGCATCCCGTGATTATTTTTCAACCAATGCAACACTGGCTGCTGAGATCAAAAATGACCTTGAAAGTTGGTTAAGTGGTCAGGTCAATGAAGTGTTTCCAAATAGAAACCAGCTTGCCGAACCGGGTGTAGCCGGACAAATTGCGGATGGTTCCGGAGAGCGTTACATAAACGGTCAGGGGCTCGAATACAATCAGATGATAGCCAAAAGCCTGAATGGAGCATTGATGGCTGATCAAATGTTGAACAATTATTTAAGCCCATCTGTTCTGGATGAAGGTTCTAACCGCGAGAACAATGACAACGGTGTAACTGACGGAGATTCCAACTACACCTCAATGGAGCATAAGTGGGACGAAGCGTATGGCTATATTTTCGGAACGTCAGCTAATCCCGCAAATCCTATTGCAACAATTGGCAGTGATGATATCTTCCTGAATAAGTACACAGGTCAGGTGAGCGAAGATGAAGATTTTGCATCTCTTGCCGAAGATATTTTTGAAGCCTTTAAATTAGGACGTGCAGCTATTGTAGCCGGCGACTATGACGTGCGCGATGAACAAGCTGCCATTATCCGGGAAGCTATTTCAACGGTAATAGGTGTTCGCGGTGTATATTACTTGCAAGCCGGTAAGAGACAAATTGAAGCTGAAGAATTCGGCTCTGCTTTCCACTCACTTTCTGAAGGGTTTGGCTTTATCTACAGCCTGCAGTTTACCAGGGTTCCGGGTACTAACCAACCTTACATGACCCATAGTGAAGTTGAAAGTATGCTTAAGTGACCTGCTTGGTGATGGTGAAAACGGACTTTGGGACCTTCAAACTTCAACACTGGATAATCTTTCACAGCAGATAGCAGATAAGTTCGATTTTACAGTTGAACAGGCTGCATCTAACTAATAAAACTACCCATGCAAAACTGCTGGCTTCCAATAAACAGTAGCCAGTTTTTTTGCTTTTAAACACTTTTACCATGAAAAAATACTTTGTATTCGTTCTAATTGGTTTTGTTCTTTGGGGTTGCACGGATGATGGCCCTTCAGGCCCTGATGTAGATGACTTTGACCGCGAAGCTATCTTGGTAAACTGGGCTGATAATATTATTGTCCCCGCATTTTCCAACTTCACTGAAACGACAGAACAATTACATAATGATGCTGTCACGTTTTCAGAAGATCCGACACTTCAAAATCTTGAAACGTTGCGAGAATCCTGGAAAACAGCCTATCTTGCTTTCCAGCATGTATCCATGTTTGAAATGGGAGAGGCTATGCAAATTCAGTTTCGGGATAATTTGAATATTTACCCAACCGACACTGATGAGATTGAACAAAGCATAGAAACGGGTAATTACAACCTGGAACTGCCTTCACTTCTGAACAGCCAGGGGTTTCCCGCACTGGACTATTTGCTGCATGGACTGGCTGAAGGTGACACGGAAATTCTGGATTTTTACCTCAGCAATAACTCCGCAGATAATTACCGCAGTTACCTAACAGACGTCACAGAGCGGATAGATAATCTTTCAAACCAGGTACTGGAAGACTGGACCGGAGACTACCGTGATGAATTTGTAAGCAACTCCGGCAACGGCGCCAATTCCTCGCTCGATATGATGGTGAACGATTATATTTTCTATTACGAAAAACTGATTCGCGCAGGGAAAATCGGAATTCCGGCAGGTGTTTTTTCAGGCACACCGCTGAGCAGTCATGTAGAAGCCTATTACAGCAACGGCTTTTCAAAAGCACTGCTCATGGAAGCAATTGAATGCTAGTCCAAAATTTCTTTAACGGAAAGCATTTCAATTCACAACAGACTGGGGAGAGTCTTGCATCCTATCTCGATTACCTGAACACCATGAAAGAAGGTGCCGATTTAACTCAATTGATCAACAATCAGTTTGATACAGCACGAGATCAGGCTGAGGAATTGAATCCCGATTTTGCCGCCCAGGTAGAATCAGACAATTCAAAAATGCTGGCAACTTTTGATGAACTCCAGAAAAATATGGTTTACTTGAAGGTAGATATGCTCCAGGCGCTAAACATCAACGTTGATTATGTAGATGCCGATGGCGACTAATTTTACATCAACTGTAAACCTGTCGGGTTTCACCGGTTCGGATCATGTTTCATGGTTCCATAAACCATTAAAACCCGACAGATTTCTGAATGAATTTAATCAGCGACAAGACACTTATTTGTGAGTACCGTTTCCATTCAAAAATATTTTAAAAAGAGAGGCAATGCAGCTCCACTGGCTGTCTTTCGTATATTTTTCGGCATATTGATGCTCATTAGCATTATCAGGTTTGCTGCAAACGGTTGGATCTATAAACTGTACATTGAACCGGATCTCTTCTTCTCGTACTACGGTTTTGAATGGGTTCAGCCGATAGGCGAATGGACGTATTTGATTTTTATTATCTGTGG from the Balneolaceae bacterium genome contains:
- a CDS encoding imelysin family protein; translation: MKKYFVFVLIGFVLWGCTDDGPSGPDVDDFDREAILVNWADNIIVPAFSNFTETTEQLHNDAVTFSEDPTLQNLETLRESWKTAYLAFQHVSMFEMGEAMQIQFRDNLNIYPTDTDEIEQSIETGNYNLELPSLLNSQGFPALDYLLHGLAEGDTEILDFYLSNNSADNYRSYLTDVTERIDNLSNQVLEDWTGDYRDEFVSNSGNGANSSLDMMVNDYIFYYEKLIRAGKIGIPAGVFSGTPLSSHVEAYYSNGFSKALLMEAIEC
- a CDS encoding ZIP family metal transporter; amino-acid sequence: MEIEAIKVWFFELSPVVQALMGGLFTWFLTALGAGLVFFTKNVGYKLLDTMLGFAAGVMIAASVWSLIIPSIDMAEGQGYISWMPAVIGFMFGAFFLRVCDAYLPHLHLGQSKQEAEGVVTTWRRTTLLVLAITLHNIPEGLAVGVLFGAAASGIDPTGTATVAGAIALALGIGIQNFPEGMAVSIPLRREGVSIGKSFNYGQMSGVVEPISAVIGAAAVLMVQPILPYALAFAAGAMMFVVIEELIPESQQHGHADLATLGTMIGFCVMMVLDVALG
- a CDS encoding DUF4856 domain-containing protein, with translation MKISNLLFLSLLTIFVFSCDVNDNNSDIDDDNDIEVPATYEFSRNGESTVSFSGQTTRIKMADELFSAMSDFDNTTEELLLQMYRNQAEDGSDVAPFSEADLNSSDKSIKSKVAASRDYFSTNATLAAEIKNDLESWLSGQVNEVFPNRNQLAEPGVAGQIADGSGERYINGQGLEYNQMIAKSLNGALMADQMLNNYLSPSVLDEGSNRENNDNGVTDGDSNYTSMEHKWDEAYGYIFGTSANPANPIATIGSDDIFLNKYTGQVSEDEDFASLAEDIFEAFKLGRAAIVAGDYDVRDEQAAIIREAISTVIGVRGVYYLQAGKRQIEAEEFGSAFHSLSEGFGFIYSLQFTRVPGTNQPYMTHSEVESMLK
- the pckA gene encoding phosphoenolpyruvate carboxykinase (ATP) produces the protein MDLSKHDITVKKIIRNPSPSEFYEEAIKHDPGSAITNKGALVVRSGERTGRSPADKRVITTEGIKEDIWWGDINIPLDEHTFEINHQRATDYLNTRERLYVLDGFAGWDPEYRLKVRIIAERPYHGLFMHNMLIRPTKEQLDNFGEPDFVIYNAGKFPANKFTEGMTSDASVDVNFDRKEMVILGSEYAGEMKKGIFTVMNYLMPKRDVLSMHCSANEGDDPSDVALFFGLSGTGKTTLSADSSRKLIGDDEHCWSDKGVFNIEGGCYAKTIDLSEEKEPEIYNAIKFGTVLENVVYDQDTREVDYEDTSITVNTRASYPIEYISNAKIPCEAGHPKNVIFLTYDAFGVLPPVSKLSPEQAMYHFISGYTAKVAGTEVGVTEPKAVFSACFGAAFLAWPPAKYAELLADKMRENNAKAWLVNTGLTGGPYGEGSRMDLKSTRAIIDAIHAGKLDDAPTQTDEVFGFEIPTECPNVDSEILLPRNTWKNPEEYDKQAAKLGGLFNDNFQKYKDESSEEIVNAGPKI
- a CDS encoding DUF4856 domain-containing protein, which encodes MKVCLSDLLGDGENGLWDLQTSTLDNLSQQIADKFDFTVEQAASN